In Candidatus Fusobacterium pullicola, one DNA window encodes the following:
- the galE gene encoding UDP-glucose 4-epimerase GalE → MAVLVCGGAGYIGSHVTRALIDSGEEVVVLDNLLTGHVDAVHEKAKLVLGDLRDEEFLDKVFRENKIEGVIDFAAFSLVGESMSEPLKYFENNFYGTLCLLKAMRKHNVKNIVFSSTAATYGEPENIPILETDKTFPTNPYGESKLAVEKMMKWCDVAYGIKFTALRYFNVAGAHPSGEIGEDHNPESHLIPIILQVALGKRESIGIYGDDYPTVDGTCIRDYIHVMDLADAHILALKRLYNGGESTIFNLGNGEGFSVKEVIEVARKVTGHPIPAVVSPRRAGDPAKLVATSEKAMRELKWKPKYNSLEKIIETAWNWHKSHPNGYED, encoded by the coding sequence ATGGCAGTATTAGTATGTGGAGGAGCTGGTTACATAGGAAGTCACGTAACTAGAGCTTTAATAGATAGTGGAGAAGAGGTTGTTGTACTTGATAACCTTTTAACAGGACACGTGGACGCTGTTCATGAAAAAGCAAAACTTGTTCTTGGAGATTTAAGAGATGAAGAGTTCTTAGATAAAGTATTTAGAGAGAATAAAATAGAAGGAGTTATTGACTTTGCTGCTTTCTCACTTGTTGGTGAAAGTATGAGTGAACCTTTAAAATATTTTGAAAATAACTTCTATGGAACTCTTTGCTTATTAAAAGCTATGAGAAAACACAATGTAAAAAATATAGTTTTCTCATCAACAGCTGCAACTTATGGAGAACCTGAAAATATACCTATATTAGAAACTGATAAAACTTTCCCTACAAATCCATATGGAGAGAGTAAATTAGCAGTTGAAAAGATGATGAAATGGTGTGACGTAGCTTATGGAATAAAATTTACAGCTCTTAGATATTTCAATGTTGCTGGAGCTCATCCAAGTGGAGAAATTGGAGAAGACCATAACCCAGAAAGTCATCTTATCCCAATCATATTACAAGTTGCTCTTGGAAAAAGAGAAAGTATCGGTATCTATGGAGATGACTACCCTACTGTAGATGGAACTTGTATCAGAGACTATATCCATGTAATGGACTTAGCTGATGCTCATATCCTTGCTTTAAAAAGATTATATAACGGTGGAGAGAGTACTATATTCAACCTAGGAAATGGAGAAGGATTCTCTGTTAAAGAGGTTATTGAAGTTGCTAGAAAGGTAACTGGACACCCTATACCTGCTGTTGTATCACCTAGAAGAGCTGGAGACCCTGCTAAACTTGTAGCTACTTCTGAAAAAGCTATGAGAGAATTAAAATGGAAACCTAAATATAACTCTCTTGAAAAAATTATAGAAACTGCTTGGAATTGGCATAAATCTCATCCTAATGGATATGAAGATTAA
- a CDS encoding transposase has translation MMEAEMTEHLRYNKYERSDSTNSRNGRKTKTIHSKYGETTIELPLDRYASFEPKIVKKRQKNISAIDDKIISMYAKSITTRQISE, from the coding sequence ATGATGGAAGCTGAAATGACTGAACATCTTAGGTATAATAAATATGAACGTTCTGACTCTACTAACTCTAGAAATGGTAGAAAAACTAAAACTATTCATAGTAAATATGGTGAAACAACTATTGAACTTCCTCTAGATAGGTATGCTTCTTTTGAGCCTAAAATTGTTAAAAAACGTCAAAAAAATATTTCCGCTATTGATGATAAAATCATCTCTATGTATGCTAAAAGTATAACTACGCGTCAAATCTCTGAGTAA
- a CDS encoding transposase encodes MMKIRNNNTRQDVKNINLDMLVPQDHIIRKIDSALDLSFIYEKVKPLYSNTGTNSIDPVVLFKIILIQYLFGIRSMRQTIKEIEVNIAYRWYLGYGLDEKIPHFTTFGKNCQRRFQNPKIFEEIFNEIISEDIKCRFVNIESVFVDRTHIKASANNQKARNVLIEENSKFYQEQLEKEINLDRENHKKTLNFDKTIKEKRIKQSTTDVECGVFHKGEHKKVFAYSANTACDKNNFVLDFIVNPGNIHDSKAFPELYKKLKNKYSGIKNIVVDAGYKIPAIAKLLIDDNVIPIMPYKLTHFLY; translated from the coding sequence ATGATGAAAATAAGAAATAATAATACTAGACAAGATGTTAAAAATATTAATCTTGATATGTTAGTACCTCAAGATCATATTATTAGAAAAATTGATTCTGCGCTTGATTTATCTTTTATTTATGAAAAAGTTAAGCCTCTATATAGTAATACTGGAACTAATAGTATTGATCCTGTTGTTTTATTTAAAATAATTCTAATTCAATATCTTTTTGGAATACGTTCTATGAGGCAAACTATTAAAGAAATTGAAGTTAATATTGCTTACAGATGGTATCTAGGATATGGTCTTGATGAAAAAATACCTCATTTTACTACTTTTGGAAAAAACTGTCAAAGAAGATTTCAAAATCCAAAAATATTTGAAGAGATTTTTAACGAGATAATTTCTGAAGATATTAAATGTAGATTTGTTAATATTGAAAGTGTATTTGTTGATAGAACACATATTAAAGCTAGCGCTAATAATCAGAAAGCTAGAAATGTTTTGATAGAAGAAAACTCAAAATTTTATCAAGAACAACTTGAAAAAGAGATTAATTTAGATAGAGAAAATCATAAAAAAACTTTAAATTTTGATAAAACTATTAAAGAGAAAAGAATAAAGCAAAGTACAACAGATGTAGAATGTGGTGTTTTCCATAAAGGTGAACATAAAAAGGTATTTGCATATTCAGCTAATACAGCGTGTGATAAAAATAATTTCGTATTAGATTTTATAGTTAATCCTGGTAATATTCATGATTCTAAAGCTTTTCCAGAATTGTATAAAAAATTAAAAAACAAATATTCTGGAATAAAAAATATTGTAGTTGATGCAGGATATAAAATTCCAGCAATAGCAAAATTATTGATTGATGATAATGTAATACCAATTATGCCATACAAATTAACTCATTTTTTATATTGA
- a CDS encoding BglG family transcription antiterminator: MLTSRSTKILKFLLSQDKKIFLKDIAEYFKVSERTIRYELDKINEELNKENQISLNKGECFIENIEEIEKILNENTPYIPSAKERELFILLNICLIRKIKQSTLSDFLDISISTVKAHLRDIRKVLDVYGLKLEILPKKGLVIEGSEEQIRQCTLKAITLCKREKSKFLDNIIYEYLGDINQEGIKLFINYCQKLMEKIISDEAYDIILKYITLVIYFNKNDNKIKNIKNSNFLENTKEYEAIIQSKALLEGFYEMEFSKEEYLKMTDYFLGSHTYNITYSYYENWVEIEIMVKNFIEQVNKELEVDIANDETLILGLINHIKPTIYRIKNGIELENSIYEEVVESYPNLFSIVKKAVEKLENFIGIIFTNDEIAFLTIHFKAAIDRNIKIKKEKLKVLIVCGSGYGSSKLLAQQIKDIYRVEIVDAIPRYLLEKVERRKDIDLILTTVPLDNFNTNRDVIRVNPILSKEDIQSLDNYPVPRDNKKILFSQLIKVLEDNSNIVVTEKLLKSLKNFLDTKLIDDICQKKNTIFDLLPESRIIIKGKAKNWEEAIIETGNLLLRDGCIKEDYIDEMVKIVKEFGNYILFVPGVIFPHAKAKSKVSKTGFSLAIYEEGIDFIDGNKINVVISFCSQDGREHLDSLVEIIENFEENKLLKKLKRCKNSKDVLKCINI; the protein is encoded by the coding sequence ATGTTAACAAGTCGTTCAACTAAAATTTTAAAGTTTTTATTAAGTCAAGATAAAAAAATCTTCTTAAAAGATATAGCTGAGTATTTTAAGGTAAGTGAAAGAACAATTCGTTATGAGTTGGATAAAATAAATGAAGAGTTAAATAAAGAGAATCAGATTTCATTAAATAAAGGGGAGTGTTTTATAGAGAATATAGAAGAGATAGAAAAAATCTTAAATGAAAATACTCCATATATTCCTTCTGCAAAGGAGAGAGAATTATTTATTTTGTTAAATATATGTTTGATAAGAAAAATCAAACAATCAACTTTATCAGATTTTTTAGATATTAGTATAAGTACAGTAAAAGCTCATTTAAGAGATATAAGAAAAGTTTTAGATGTATATGGTTTAAAATTAGAAATCCTACCTAAAAAAGGATTAGTAATCGAGGGAAGTGAAGAACAGATTAGACAATGTACTCTAAAAGCGATTACATTATGTAAAAGAGAAAAAAGTAAATTTTTAGATAATATTATTTATGAATATCTAGGAGATATAAATCAAGAGGGAATAAAATTATTTATAAATTATTGTCAAAAGTTAATGGAAAAAATAATCTCTGATGAAGCTTATGATATTATTTTAAAATATATAACTTTAGTTATTTATTTTAATAAAAATGATAATAAGATAAAAAATATAAAAAATAGTAATTTTTTGGAAAATACTAAGGAATATGAAGCTATAATTCAATCTAAAGCTCTATTAGAAGGATTTTATGAAATGGAATTTTCAAAAGAAGAGTATTTAAAGATGACTGACTATTTTTTAGGAAGTCATACTTATAATATTACATACTCTTATTATGAAAACTGGGTAGAGATAGAGATAATGGTAAAAAATTTTATAGAACAAGTAAATAAAGAGTTAGAAGTAGATATAGCAAATGATGAAACTCTTATACTAGGACTAATAAATCATATAAAACCAACTATATATAGGATAAAAAATGGAATAGAATTAGAAAATAGTATTTATGAAGAAGTTGTAGAAAGCTATCCTAATTTATTTTCAATAGTTAAAAAAGCTGTTGAAAAATTAGAGAATTTTATAGGGATAATATTTACAAATGATGAGATAGCCTTTTTAACAATCCATTTTAAAGCAGCTATTGATAGAAATATTAAAATAAAAAAAGAAAAATTAAAGGTTTTGATAGTTTGCGGTTCAGGATATGGAAGCTCAAAATTACTAGCTCAACAGATTAAAGATATTTACAGAGTTGAGATAGTAGACGCTATTCCAAGATATTTATTAGAAAAGGTTGAAAGAAGAAAAGATATAGATTTAATTTTAACAACAGTTCCATTAGATAATTTTAATACTAATAGAGATGTAATAAGAGTAAATCCAATTTTATCTAAAGAGGATATTCAAAGTTTAGATAACTATCCAGTTCCTAGAGATAATAAGAAGATACTTTTTTCTCAATTAATAAAGGTTTTAGAAGATAACTCTAATATTGTGGTAACAGAAAAATTATTAAAAAGTTTAAAAAATTTTTTAGATACAAAATTAATAGACGATATTTGTCAGAAAAAAAATACAATATTTGACCTATTACCTGAAAGTAGAATAATTATAAAAGGAAAAGCTAAAAATTGGGAAGAAGCAATAATTGAAACAGGAAATTTATTATTAAGAGATGGGTGTATTAAAGAAGATTATATTGATGAGATGGTAAAAATAGTTAAAGAGTTTGGAAATTATATTCTTTTTGTACCTGGAGTAATATTTCCTCATGCAAAAGCTAAATCAAAGGTTAGTAAAACAGGATTCTCATTGGCAATTTATGAAGAGGGAATAGATTTTATAGATGGTAATAAAATAAATGTAGTAATAAGTTTTTGCTCACAAGATGGTAGAGAACATCTAGATAGTTTAGTAGAAATAATTGAAAATTTTGAAGAAAATAAACTATTAAAAAAATTAAAGAGATGTAAAAATTCAAAAGATGTATTAAAGTGTATAAATATATAA
- a CDS encoding PTS sugar transporter subunit IIA — MLKDILADNITVLTKVESWQKAIEIAATPLLEKNKIKESYIQAMIGNIKKFGEYIIIAPNVAMPHSRPEDGVNESCLALLKLHEPVKFDNGEEVQLFFVLGAKDNSSHINTLTELMEIVDNEEKIEELLKTNTIEEIKQII, encoded by the coding sequence ATGTTAAAAGATATTTTGGCGGATAATATAACTGTATTAACAAAAGTAGAAAGTTGGCAGAAAGCTATTGAGATTGCTGCTACTCCTTTATTGGAAAAAAATAAAATAAAAGAAAGTTATATTCAAGCAATGATAGGAAATATAAAAAAATTTGGTGAATATATTATAATAGCTCCAAATGTGGCTATGCCTCATTCTAGACCAGAAGATGGAGTTAATGAAAGTTGCTTAGCATTATTAAAATTACATGAACCTGTAAAATTTGATAATGGAGAGGAAGTACAATTATTTTTTGTCCTAGGAGCAAAAGATAATAGTTCTCATATCAACACATTGACTGAACTTATGGAAATAGTAGATAATGAGGAAAAAATAGAGGAATTACTAAAAACTAATACTATAGAAGAAATAAAACAAATAATATAA
- a CDS encoding PTS sugar transporter subunit IIB, giving the protein MIKILTVCGNGIGSSLMCAMKIDEICKEEGIEAEVASSDFNSVAGKQADLIVTVKQLAEQLQGYNVAEIRSYTNKKKIKEDVLERIKELVK; this is encoded by the coding sequence ATGATAAAAATTTTAACTGTATGTGGAAATGGAATTGGAAGTAGCTTAATGTGTGCTATGAAAATTGATGAAATTTGTAAAGAGGAGGGAATAGAAGCAGAAGTAGCTTCATCAGATTTTAACTCTGTAGCTGGAAAACAAGCAGATTTAATAGTAACAGTAAAACAACTTGCTGAACAATTACAAGGGTATAATGTAGCTGAAATAAGAAGTTATACAAATAAGAAAAAAATAAAAGAAGATGTTTTAGAAAGAATAAAAGAATTAGTTAAATAA
- a CDS encoding PTS ascorbate transporter subunit IIC: MEFLKIIGNDILTSPAFLLGIISLVGLLALKKPFNKLITGTLKPILGYIMLGAGADFIVKNLDPLGKMIQEGFGITGVVPNNEAITSIAQNLLGKETMFILVTGLVINIIIARVTKYKYIFLTGHHSFFMACMFSAVLSTSGMKGTTLILIGGILLGAWSAISPSIGQKYTDLVTDDDGIAMGHFGSLGYYLSAFIGEKIGNKGDSTENIVIPEKVNFLRDSTISTAITMLVFYLVAAIAAGPEYVMTNLSGGKNYIVFAITSALSFAVGVTIVYNGVRMILSELIPAFQGVSQKLIPNAIPAVDCAVFFTYAPNAVLIGFISSFIGGVIGMIVLGAMGAVLIIPGLVPHFFCGATAGIYGNATGGKKGAIVGSFVNGLLLAFLPAALLPVLGSIGFQNTTFGDFDFGVLGILIGKAVEGVGEIGVYAIVVILLVILIVPNFIKTKTHVINAKDEY, from the coding sequence ATGGAGTTTTTAAAAATAATAGGAAATGATATTTTAACAAGCCCAGCATTTTTATTAGGAATTATATCTTTAGTAGGATTATTAGCATTAAAGAAACCTTTTAATAAATTAATTACTGGAACTTTAAAACCAATATTAGGATACATAATGTTGGGAGCAGGAGCAGATTTCATTGTAAAAAATCTAGACCCATTAGGAAAAATGATACAAGAAGGATTTGGAATAACAGGAGTTGTTCCAAATAATGAAGCTATAACTTCAATAGCTCAAAATTTATTAGGTAAAGAAACAATGTTTATTCTTGTAACTGGATTAGTAATAAATATAATTATTGCAAGAGTTACAAAATATAAATATATTTTCTTAACAGGACACCATAGTTTCTTTATGGCATGTATGTTCTCAGCTGTTTTATCAACATCAGGAATGAAAGGAACAACTTTAATTTTAATTGGTGGTATATTATTAGGAGCTTGGTCAGCTATATCTCCAAGTATAGGACAAAAATATACAGACTTAGTAACTGATGATGATGGAATTGCTATGGGACACTTTGGTTCTTTAGGTTACTATTTATCAGCATTTATAGGAGAGAAAATAGGAAATAAAGGAGACAGTACAGAAAATATCGTAATTCCAGAAAAAGTTAACTTCTTAAGAGATAGTACAATATCTACAGCAATAACAATGTTAGTATTTTATCTAGTAGCTGCTATAGCTGCAGGTCCTGAATATGTTATGACTAATCTTTCAGGAGGAAAAAACTATATAGTATTTGCAATAACTTCAGCTTTAAGCTTTGCTGTTGGAGTAACAATTGTGTACAATGGAGTAAGAATGATACTATCAGAATTAATTCCAGCTTTCCAAGGGGTATCACAAAAATTAATACCAAATGCAATACCAGCAGTAGACTGTGCAGTATTTTTTACATATGCACCTAACGCTGTGTTAATTGGATTTATCTCTTCATTCATAGGTGGAGTTATAGGAATGATTGTTCTAGGAGCAATGGGAGCAGTATTAATTATTCCTGGATTAGTACCTCATTTCTTCTGTGGAGCTACAGCAGGAATATATGGAAATGCTACTGGAGGTAAAAAAGGAGCAATAGTAGGGTCATTTGTAAATGGATTATTACTAGCATTTTTACCAGCAGCATTATTACCAGTATTAGGAAGCATAGGATTCCAAAATACTACATTTGGAGATTTCGATTTTGGAGTTTTAGGAATCCTTATAGGAAAAGCAGTAGAAGGTGTTGGAGAGATTGGAGTATATGCAATAGTTGTAATATTATTAGTAATATTAATTGTACCAAACTTTATTAAAACTAAAACACACGTTATAAATGCAAAAGACGAGTATTAA
- a CDS encoding carbohydrate kinase family protein: protein MKKILCVGHSAYDITYLLPNFPVENRKYKAQERIMVSGGPAGNASYLLGKYGEEVSYITTLGNDVYGNEILNDLKSVGVDTKNILIKDEYVTPCSLIIANGSNGSRTIINYREEEKIDKIEFKYENEPKILHFDGHELDLALEAIRLFPNTIKVLDAGTFKKGTVVLGALVDYLVCSEDFAKDYCGINKIDEDNFLEVLLKLKELNKNTVIVTLGERGAIMEENGKVRKFKAFKTKAIDTTGAGDIFHGAFVYGLSNGFSIEKNIEFASACASLSVEKLGGRNSIPEIEEVLERIKRG from the coding sequence ATGAAGAAAATATTATGTGTAGGGCATTCAGCTTATGATATAACATATCTTTTACCAAATTTCCCAGTAGAAAATAGAAAATATAAGGCACAAGAGAGAATAATGGTGAGTGGCGGACCTGCAGGGAACGCCTCTTATCTTTTAGGGAAATATGGAGAAGAAGTTTCATATATTACTACATTAGGAAATGATGTTTATGGAAATGAGATTTTAAATGATTTAAAAAGTGTAGGAGTAGACACAAAAAATATCTTAATAAAAGATGAATATGTTACACCTTGTAGTTTAATTATAGCAAATGGAAGTAATGGTTCTAGAACTATAATAAACTATCGTGAAGAGGAAAAAATAGATAAAATAGAATTTAAGTATGAAAATGAACCGAAGATTCTACATTTTGATGGACATGAATTAGATTTAGCTTTAGAAGCAATAAGATTATTTCCAAATACAATAAAGGTATTAGATGCTGGGACATTTAAAAAAGGAACAGTAGTATTAGGGGCTTTAGTTGACTATCTTGTATGTTCTGAAGATTTTGCAAAGGATTATTGTGGTATTAATAAAATAGATGAGGATAATTTCTTAGAAGTTCTTTTAAAATTAAAAGAACTAAACAAAAACACTGTAATAGTTACTTTAGGAGAAAGAGGAGCTATTATGGAAGAGAATGGAAAAGTAAGAAAATTTAAGGCCTTTAAAACAAAAGCAATTGATACAACAGGAGCTGGGGATATTTTCCATGGAGCTTTTGTATATGGATTGAGTAATGGTTTTTCAATTGAAAAAAATATAGAATTTGCTTCTGCATGTGCTTCATTGTCAGTAGAAAAATTAGGTGGAAGAAACTCTATTCCTGAAATAGAAGAGGTATTAGAGAGA